Proteins encoded in a region of the Deltaproteobacteria bacterium genome:
- a CDS encoding ABC transporter ATP-binding protein — protein sequence MTTAPLFEVRDLKTYFFTREGIVKAVDGVSFHVAPGATLGIVGESGSGKSVTNLSALRLIPEPPGKIVGGEVLFEGKNLLSLAPEAMRRVRGNHVSMIFQDPMTSLNPLLKISRQLTEVLQVHKGITYRQALVKSVEMLDLVGIPSPQTRIHDYAHQFSGGMRQRVMIAMALLCQPKLLIADEPTTALDVTIQAQILDLLKKLQGEFHMTIILVTHNLGVAATMCDHISVMYAGRVVEFGTAGEIFEKPKHPYTVGLLRSVPRLDEATTDRLATIPGQPPDLLNLPQGCPYYPRCDYRVARCCKEYPIAQNFEPGHFSHCWQAKEVTK from the coding sequence GTGACAACAGCACCTTTGTTTGAAGTCCGGGATCTTAAAACCTATTTCTTCACACGCGAAGGAATCGTCAAAGCGGTGGATGGAGTTTCCTTCCATGTTGCCCCCGGCGCCACTTTGGGGATCGTGGGGGAATCGGGTTCGGGCAAAAGTGTCACCAATCTTTCAGCGCTTCGTTTAATTCCGGAACCTCCGGGTAAAATTGTGGGCGGAGAAGTTTTATTCGAAGGAAAAAATCTTTTGTCCCTTGCTCCGGAAGCCATGCGCCGGGTGCGCGGCAATCATGTTTCGATGATCTTTCAAGATCCCATGACCTCCCTCAATCCCCTTCTTAAAATTTCAAGACAGTTAACAGAAGTGTTACAAGTTCACAAAGGAATCACATACAGACAAGCTCTGGTAAAATCGGTTGAAATGCTGGATCTGGTTGGCATTCCTTCGCCGCAAACAAGAATTCACGATTACGCCCACCAATTTTCCGGCGGCATGCGCCAACGCGTGATGATCGCCATGGCGCTTTTGTGTCAGCCCAAATTGTTGATCGCCGATGAACCCACCACCGCGTTGGACGTCACCATTCAGGCGCAAATTCTGGACCTGCTCAAAAAATTGCAGGGCGAATTTCACATGACCATTATTCTTGTCACCCACAATCTGGGTGTTGCCGCCACAATGTGCGATCACATTTCCGTTATGTACGCGGGACGCGTTGTGGAATTTGGAACCGCCGGCGAAATTTTCGAAAAACCGAAGCATCCTTATACAGTCGGACTTCTCCGTTCTGTGCCACGTTTAGATGAAGCAACAACCGACCGCCTTGCGACCATACCGGGACAACCTCCTGATCTATTGAATCTTCCACAGGGTTGTCCCTATTACCCCCGCTGTGATTATCGTGTGGCGCGGTGTTGCAAAGAATATCCAATCGCCCAGAATTTTGAACCCGGGCATTTTTCACATTGCTGGCAGGCTAAAGAGGTGACGAAATGA
- a CDS encoding dipeptide ABC transporter ATP-binding protein: MTTPGIQPLVEAKNLFVHFPIEKGSLFKKVVGHVKAVDGIDLSILPGETLGLVGESGCGKSTTGRALLQLIPPTVGEIFFNGKDITRLSPGQLRLARRDFQIIFQDPYASLNPRMTVGDIVGEPLRIFSIVKGRQLEERVQELLKIVGLNPKFIRRYPHEFSGGQRQRIGIARALSLNPKFIVADEPISALDVSIQAQILNLMMDLQDQFKLTYLFIAHDLAAVRHISNRVAVMYLGHIVEIADYKDIYENPQHPYTQALLSAVPIPDPAIQRKRERIILKGDVPSPINPPTGCPFHTRCPYVMPHCITVPPPLKEYTTGHKTACHLLELPFAKK; this comes from the coding sequence ATGACAACTCCCGGAATACAACCTCTGGTAGAGGCCAAAAATCTTTTCGTTCATTTCCCCATTGAAAAGGGATCCCTCTTTAAAAAAGTGGTGGGACACGTCAAAGCCGTGGATGGAATTGATTTGTCCATTCTGCCGGGCGAAACGCTGGGGTTGGTGGGTGAATCGGGTTGTGGCAAATCAACAACGGGACGCGCTCTCTTACAATTAATCCCGCCAACTGTAGGAGAGATTTTTTTCAATGGCAAAGACATCACGCGTTTAAGCCCCGGACAGTTGAGACTGGCCCGCCGTGATTTTCAAATTATCTTTCAGGATCCCTATGCTTCTTTGAATCCCCGCATGACGGTGGGAGACATTGTCGGCGAACCACTCAGAATTTTTAGTATCGTCAAAGGACGGCAACTGGAAGAGCGCGTGCAGGAACTTCTCAAAATTGTGGGACTCAATCCCAAATTCATCCGCAGATATCCCCACGAATTCTCAGGAGGCCAGCGCCAGCGCATCGGCATTGCACGCGCTCTGTCGCTGAACCCAAAATTTATCGTGGCCGACGAACCCATTTCCGCGCTCGACGTTTCCATTCAGGCGCAGATTTTAAATTTGATGATGGATTTGCAGGATCAATTCAAACTAACCTATCTTTTCATCGCCCACGATCTCGCCGCTGTCCGTCACATTTCAAATCGCGTGGCGGTGATGTATCTGGGACACATTGTTGAAATTGCCGATTACAAAGATATTTACGAAAATCCACAGCATCCTTACACTCAAGCTCTTCTGTCGGCGGTGCCCATCCCCGACCCCGCCATTCAAAGAAAAAGAGAACGCATTATTTTAAAGGGAGATGTCCCAAGCCCCATCAATCCACCCACCGGATGTCCGTTTCACACGCGCTGTCCGTACGTGATGCCCCACTGCATCACCGTACCCCCGCCACTCAAGGAATACACAACAGGTCACAAAACCGCGTGTCACTTGCTGGAACTTCCTTTTGCGAAGAAATAA
- a CDS encoding ABC transporter permease translates to KGTSLWKDAWYRLLRNKAAVGSGIFVLICVLLALLTLWIVPYEFDAIVYSEIGHGPSLSHWFGTDVLGRDLLTRCIYGLRISLAIGFIATAVSFVIGVSWGAISGYFGGKVDSLMMRFVDILYGLPYVIFVIIMMTIFGRNILMLFVALGAVQWLTMARIVRGQIMSLKNKEFVEAAHAIGATNGSIIFKHLVPNALGPIIVYSTLTVPSVILTEAFLSFLGLGVQAPMASLGSLAADGASAMELYPWLILFPGLLLAILLFALNYLGDGLRDALDPRMKQ, encoded by the coding sequence AAAAAGGGACAAGCCTGTGGAAAGACGCGTGGTACCGTCTTTTACGCAACAAAGCGGCGGTGGGAAGCGGCATTTTTGTTTTGATCTGTGTTTTGCTGGCACTGCTTACGCTGTGGATCGTTCCGTATGAGTTCGATGCCATCGTCTATAGCGAAATTGGACACGGGCCTTCTCTGTCCCATTGGTTTGGTACGGATGTTTTGGGAAGAGATCTTCTCACGCGTTGTATCTATGGTTTGCGCATCTCACTGGCCATCGGATTTATCGCCACGGCTGTGAGTTTTGTGATTGGTGTCAGCTGGGGTGCCATCTCCGGTTACTTCGGAGGAAAAGTTGATTCGCTGATGATGCGTTTTGTTGATATTCTCTACGGCCTTCCCTACGTGATTTTCGTTATCATTATGATGACCATTTTCGGACGCAACATCCTAATGTTGTTTGTAGCCCTCGGTGCCGTGCAATGGCTGACCATGGCGCGAATTGTCCGCGGACAAATCATGTCGCTCAAGAACAAGGAATTTGTGGAAGCGGCCCATGCGATTGGCGCCACCAACGGATCCATTATTTTCAAACATCTGGTTCCCAATGCCTTGGGACCCATTATTGTTTATTCCACGTTGACAGTTCCCAGCGTTATTTTGACAGAGGCTTTCTTAAGCTTTTTGGGGCTTGGCGTACAGGCACCCATGGCCTCTTTGGGCTCCTTGGCGGCCGATGGAGCATCCGCCATGGAACTCTATCCGTGGCTGATTCTTTTCCCGGGATTGCTGTTGGCCATTTTGCTTTTTGCTTTAAACTATTTGGGAGACGGTCTTAGAGACGCGCTCGATCCGAGGATGAAACAGTGA